The region TAGGTGATCCTCGATTTCGGCCGGTGTCATGCGCCAGAAGTATTTCTGACCGATAGATAATTTCTTGAGCCATGGGGGAAACATGCTGCTGCGGACGATAAACCGCTGTACGGGTGTGAGACGCTTGTCTGATATGTCGAGGAAGGACGCCGTGGCAGCGACTCCCCACGGCTCACGTTCCGTGTACCAGCCCTCAGGCACAACtttgccgcgcgtcgctttGAGGATCAGCCACGGTACAACGTTGAGAATCATATAAGAGATGATGCCCGCAATAAGACCATACCCAATGTTATAGAAAAAGGGAATGCCGATAATAGATAGGAAGGACGGGAGCGCGTCACCCATATACGACCAGTTCACCTCAGTCACAGTGGACATCATCATGGAACCAACAATGACCAGTACACTGCCTGTAGCCCACGGTGGGAAGGAAGAAAAAATCGGGGCGAAAAACAGGCTCACGAAAAACATGAGCGAGATAGTCACAGCAGTAAGACCTGTTCGACCACCCTCGGCAATGCCAGACGCGCTCTCGACGAATGCGGTGCACGGTGAGCATCCCAGGAGGCTGCCCATAGAAATGGAGAGGGCATCACAAACATATGCCGTAGAACTGCCTTCAAAGTCACCCGTGCGAACGTCCACGAGACCTGCATGTGTTGCCATGGCGTATAGTGTACCTGTCGTGTCCAGCAGGTCTAGATACAGAAAAATGATCAAAGCAAGCCACGCATGCCCTGTGTCGTATCCCTGCCAGTCGATGTTCTGAGGTCCAATAGGGTTGATACTCCTCCATGTGGCCACTTTTTTGAAAAAGTCCCAGTTGTTGTTGCCTTGGTCTGTGTAAGGAAATTGCGTCACCGCTGAGCCGCGCGGCCAAGAGGAAACGGACACGAGTAGAATGCCGATGATCATGGCACCTCGTACACGGTATAGGATGAGAAAGGTAATCAGGACGCCACCCAGGAAGATGCCCACCCACATCTTTGGGTCCTGCAACACATGCGATGTGCAAATGCCGTTCTCGTCTTGGTACTCTGGTAAACAGCCGGCGAATTGGAGAATGCTGGAGGATCCTTGTCCAACGACATTGAGTCCACTCGAGCTAAGTCCAATAAGGGAGAGGTACAGCCCGATACCTGCACCTGTGCTTTGTCTCAACGAGTTGGGTAGAAGTCGTGAGATCCATTGTCGTACTCCTAGGAGAGATATGATCACAAAGATCCATCCTTCGAGCCATACAACAGCAAGCGCTTGTGAATAGCTCACGAGACCTGATGAAACAACATTGGCAAAATAGGCATTGGCGCCCAGCCCCGGTGCGAGTCCCAGTGGCATATTAGCAAAAAAGCCCATGAGTCCAGACGACATgcacgcagcagcggctgTTGCTACGATATAGGCTCGGCGAATGTCATTCTTACATGATTGGTATACCGGATCATTCTCGCATGATTCCGCATTACATTCACAAGGACCGCCAGACGCAGATAGGATATTGGAATTCACGGATAGGATATAGGCCATAGCGGTAAATGTCACGAGACCCGCACGGATTTCAGTCGAAAATCTGGATCCTTTCCGCTCTAAAGGATGTCCAGACCCTTCCAGACGAAAGTGTCGGCCCACGAATGAGCGGGCTATTGCCTCATCTACCTTAGACACTCTCTCCCATAGGCGTCGCAGCATGAGATGAGGGATCCTGCTGCAAACCCAAAAAAAATGCCGCATAAAAAAAAATGAACACCGCTATCAATTGAGTTGCTGACTAAATTGACAGACGCATCTCTGAATCCGATAACCCACGCCCCCACCGTGGCCTACGTAGTTGTAGCGTGCACACTCTGCGTTTGTAAAGACGTTATGGGGTTAAGCTTGTAGCACATAAGGATACACGTTGTACTGCTCAAAATGTGCGCGGTAGATTGAATTTCTCATGCGAAGATCGTTCCTGTCTTGCGTATCTCTATTGACTTAAAGGGCCCCATCTGACGACTCAATGTTACATATTCCTACTGCTACATGCGTTCGCATTCTCGGAATAGTGGGTACGATGAGCGCCTCACGCACCATGAAAAGAAAATGGACAGTCAAGCACATGCGCTAATTATGCGTATTGACTGGTGCCATGTGAATTCAGCTTTTTCTGTTCCGCAAACTTCCTAGATAGATAAGTGCGTCGAAATCAAAGTGATCGCCACGAAAGCATAACATCTATGACCAGCAGGCATGCAACGATTCTACAAGGCCTGTAATGACCGCGAATGGACCAATCATAGTGTATACGGTGTGTTGGAATGCAAAGACAGGCTTTGGGCGTAGATTTGGACCAATCAGATCCATGGTACACAAAGAGGCCTGTCGCCGCGGAGATATGGGCACACGCCTGTCACGTAGATCGAGAACTATAAAGCGGCGCGCAAGTGATCTGAACGTCATTATCGTCAAGATGAAGGCATTTGCGCTAGTCCTCGCACTCACCACCGCTGCGTTGGTACAGGGAAATGCATTCCACTGTGAAAAGAAGGAGACGGGAACTCTAGTCGGTTATGTGGCTAACACCAGTGGCAAGAAGCATGGGCACGAACAACCATTTGCCTTCAAGCACAACCTTATGTATACATCGGACAAGGAGGGTGAAGAAGTTGAATTCTGGGAGTGCAAAGTACCGTCCGACAAGTACGGATGCTCGAAGGACAACAAGATGTTTGGTATGCTTAAGCGCAAATCCAATCCGTCCATGTGCGTGACGAGTGGTCGTGTGCTTCGTGGCATGGGTCCCAAGGAACATGGCTATAGCATGGCATTCACAACAATCCCTAAGGGTGCAAGTGACGCCGTGTCGTGGAAGCCTTGCGCGACGAAAGAGAGTCTGCGGCTGAGGCTTCAATGGTTCTCCCTGGAACGTCATCCGCAGAATGGTTGCTCGCCCAAACTGTCAATGGAGGGTTTCAAGTCGGATAGCACTATGACCTTGATTACTGGAGACAAAAACAGGGCGTCCTTTGACCTCGTACACCCATCTCAGGAGATGCGGTCGCATGCCTTCTTGAAGACAGGCAAGCTAGGAAACGAATGCATATAGGGATGTACAGATAGGGCAATTGTCAGTGGTACGGACTATGGGTCACCGATTCACGTAGCCAAGGCAGATGGGATGTTGTGCTTAGGCAGCATATCTGGGTTTGCCATCAGCCAACCAGTGATCGGGTTCGTAGAGGC is a window of Malassezia restricta chromosome III, complete sequence DNA encoding:
- a CDS encoding putative MFS transporter, AGZA family, xanthine/uracil permease, with product MLRRLWERVSKVDEAIARSFVGRHFRLEGSGHPLERKGSRFSTEIRAGLVTFTAMAYILSVNSNILSASGGPCECNAESCENDPVYQSCKNDIRRAYIVATAAAACMSSGLMGFFANMPLGLAPGLGANAYFANVVSSGLVSYSQALAVVWLEGWIFVIISLLGVRQWISRLLPNSLRQSTGAGIGLYLSLIGLSSSGLNVVGQGSSSILQFAGCLPEYQDENGICTSHVLQDPKMWVGIFLGGVLITFLILYRVRGAMIIGILLVSVSSWPRGSAVTQFPYTDQGNNNWDFFKKVATWRSINPIGPQNIDWQGYDTGHAWLALIIFLYLDLLDTTGTLYAMATHAGLVDVRTGDFEGSSTAYVCDALSISMGSLLGCSPCTAFVESASGIAEGGRTGLTAVTISLMFFVSLFFAPIFSSFPPWATGSVLVIVGSMMMSTVTEVNWSYMGDALPSFLSIIGIPFFYNIGYGLIAGIISYMILNVVPWLILKATRGKVVPEGWYTEREPWGVAATASFLDISDKRLTPVQRFIVRSSMFPPWLKKLSIGQKYFWRMTPAEIEDHLEGRRVTEHYVKERERRRREEREFFRHHPPPPREPEEQPPVSVMGEAEKYEI